In Pectobacterium actinidiae, the DNA window TTTCTTTAATAAAGCGGCTCACCAGATTGCTTAACTCTTGTGCTGTCGGTTGAGCGAGTGCTTGCTCCGCCAGCGCCTTCGCATCTTCGTAATTCGCATTACGGATGATTTTCTTGATGCTCGGGATAGAGATCGCACTCATGCTGAATTCGTCCAGACCCATTCCCAATAACAGTAGTGTAGCACGTTCGTCACCGGCGAGCTCACCACACATCCCTGTCCACTTGCCTTCGGCATGAGACGCGTCGATAACCTGTTTGATCAGGGTAAGGACGGCAGGGGACATCGGGTTATAGAGATGAGAAATCAGCTCATTACCGCGATCTACTGCCAGAGTATACTGGGTTAAGTCATTTGTCCCAATACTAAAGAAGTCGACTTCTTTGGCTAAATGTGGCGCGATAGCGGCGGCGGCAGGTGTTTCAACCATCACGCCGACTTCAATGCTTTCATCGAAGGCTTTACCTTCTTCTCTCAGCTGCGCTTTCAACATTTCCAATTCGGCTTTCAGCTCACGTACTTCTTCCACGGAGATAATCATCGGGAACATGATACGCAGTTTGCCAAAGCTGGACGCGCGCAGAATAGCACGCAACTGGGCATGCAAAATTTCTTTACGATCCAGACAAATACGGATAGCACGCCAGCCAAGGAACGGGTTCTCTTCCTTCGGCAGGTTCATGTAAGGCAGGTCTTTGTCACCGCCGATATCCATGGTACGGACGATAACGGCCTGAGCGCCAACGGCTTCGGCAACTGCCTTATATGCCTGGAACTGCTCTTCTTCGGTAGGCAGCGAGTCACGATCCATGAACAGGAATTCGGTACGATACAGGCCGACACCTTCTGCGCCGTTGCGCTCAGCACCCGCGACATCACGCACGGTACCGATGTTGGCACAGACTTCAACCTGATGACCATCCAGCGTGATGGCAGGCAGATCTTTCAATTTGGCCAGCTCATGCTTTTCAGCGCTGTACTGCTGCTGAATGGCTTTTAATTCTTCAATTTTTTCTGCGGTCGGATTCTGATAAATCTGGTTATTTACGGCATCCAGAATCAGATAGTCGCCGTTTTTGACCTGCCGGGTCACATCTGTCGTGCCGACGATGGCGGGCAGCTCCAGAGAACGGGCCATAATAGACGTGTGAGACGTGCGGCCACCGAGGTCGGTGATAAAGCCCAGCACTTTGTCCAGATTCAGCTGTGCGGTTTCTGACGGCGTCAGATCCGTTGCAACCAGAATGACTTCATCCTGAATATCGCCCAGATCGATGATAGGCATATTGAGAATGTTTCTGAGCAAACGCTTTCCGATATCACGCATGTCTGCGGCGCGTTCTTTCAGATATTCGTCATCAAGCTCTTCCAGCGCTTTAGCCTGGTTTTCGATGACGGAAAACGCGGCGGCATCGGCGGAAGCATGTTCATCTTTAATCAGGGCTATGATTTCCTGCTCGAACTCTTCATCTTCCAGCAACATGATGTGGCCTTCGAAGATGGCTTCTTTCTCTGCGCCCAGCGTCTCGCCCGCTTTCTTCTTGATAGCTTCCAACTGTGCGGATGCTTTGGAACGGCCAGTCAGAAAACGTTCAATTTCCTGCTCCACCTGATCCGCAGAGATTTTTTTCCGGTTGATGAGGATTTCATCTTCTTTCAGTAACAGTGCCTTACCAAAAGCAATACCCGGTGATACTAATATGCCTGAAATCATAACCCTACCTTACTCGATTCTGGTGTTCACTAAAAAAACTCGTCGGTTACTCGAGCTCAGCCATCAGTTTGACCAGATGTTCAACCGCTTTTTGCTCGTCTTCGCCTTCCGCAGCGATAGTCACTACAGTCCCTTGTGTTAAGCCGAGTGTTTGTAATTTGAACAGGCTTTTGGCGCTAGCGCTCTTGCCGTTGGACGTCACGGTGATTTCAGAGGTGAAGCCTTTGGCTTCTTTGACGAACTGAGCAGCAGGACGAGTGTGCAGGCCATTTGGTGCGGTGATAGTCACTTCTTGCTGGAACATGCTTTTTTCCCCAACTTATGGATTAGATTAATGTTGTGGAACTAAAGTCTAGCTGATTCACTGAACTTTAGCCTGTTTGGTTAGCTCCTGGTTTATGTTACAGGGGCAGGCCACGATGCGACAAGAAAACCGTCAAACGTATTTCCTGAATAAAATACCATCAAACACCGCAGCTTCCGCTACCCATTATCTTAACCTCAGTCGCAAAACGGCGATGTGGGCTATCGTGCGAGGGGGAAAAGCATGTGGCGGGGCGTAGTATTTGTCGAATATTAATTTCACGCATCAAAATAATTGTTCGGTTAAATACTAAACCTGATGCAGA includes these proteins:
- the ptsI gene encoding phosphoenolpyruvate-protein phosphotransferase PtsI, translated to MISGILVSPGIAFGKALLLKEDEILINRKKISADQVEQEIERFLTGRSKASAQLEAIKKKAGETLGAEKEAIFEGHIMLLEDEEFEQEIIALIKDEHASADAAAFSVIENQAKALEELDDEYLKERAADMRDIGKRLLRNILNMPIIDLGDIQDEVILVATDLTPSETAQLNLDKVLGFITDLGGRTSHTSIMARSLELPAIVGTTDVTRQVKNGDYLILDAVNNQIYQNPTAEKIEELKAIQQQYSAEKHELAKLKDLPAITLDGHQVEVCANIGTVRDVAGAERNGAEGVGLYRTEFLFMDRDSLPTEEEQFQAYKAVAEAVGAQAVIVRTMDIGGDKDLPYMNLPKEENPFLGWRAIRICLDRKEILHAQLRAILRASSFGKLRIMFPMIISVEEVRELKAELEMLKAQLREEGKAFDESIEVGVMVETPAAAAIAPHLAKEVDFFSIGTNDLTQYTLAVDRGNELISHLYNPMSPAVLTLIKQVIDASHAEGKWTGMCGELAGDERATLLLLGMGLDEFSMSAISIPSIKKIIRNANYEDAKALAEQALAQPTAQELSNLVSRFIKEKTLC
- the ptsH gene encoding phosphocarrier protein Hpr, giving the protein MFQQEVTITAPNGLHTRPAAQFVKEAKGFTSEITVTSNGKSASAKSLFKLQTLGLTQGTVVTIAAEGEDEQKAVEHLVKLMAELE